The Vibrio agarivorans genome window below encodes:
- the sltY gene encoding murein transglycosylase has protein sequence MKRLRAARLALYSLLSVCALSTAAATLDEQRALYDDAQALLDMRQVERYQSMRSQIASYPLTPYVDYRSFLVDLAERTPAEVKQFVSDHNTFPFSTRIRPTYLDALAKRQRWQDWLTFQSTLPNGERYQCQFYVAKLKTGETGNAYSGARTLWQSGSSVNEACDPLFNAWADSGQRTEQDILQRMLLAFEARNGSLMSYLARQLETSKGKQQAQIMLELNKKPRSVTTFTQQQASNEFTQQQAVISLQKLARADVAQMPSIVDKIKSGFLSQLQLQDVKDYSAFRLMNTTDNDLLRWRDNAIMASSNEKLIERRVRLAIGQADWQGVLDWSNKLTADNQSSQRWTYWQARANKALGKTQQAQSQLESLLGERNFYSVAAAVALNRDYQYPTTTVTLDNAVLTPYNEALIRIEELIKRDKIAAAKSEWRYLLNRVSQSEKEMLAAYAGSKRWHHLTVTATIAGKMWDNTTLRFPSAHKWWFNFYAQRHELDVVTLLSLARQESALDVDARSPVGARGIMQIMPATAKHTARKYKINYKNSDELYLVQKNIEIGSQYLKSLMEQYDNNRIYSLAAYNAGPGRVKQWRERSNNQLDVFAFIESIPFYETRGYVQNILMFETYYRGNMGKPNAFLTQQELNARY, from the coding sequence ATGAAAAGATTACGTGCCGCAAGGTTGGCGCTGTATAGTCTGTTGAGCGTTTGTGCGTTAAGCACTGCCGCTGCAACATTGGATGAGCAGAGAGCGTTGTATGACGATGCTCAAGCGTTATTGGATATGCGTCAGGTGGAGCGATACCAGTCAATGCGCTCACAAATCGCCTCATACCCGCTGACCCCTTATGTGGATTATCGTAGTTTTCTTGTTGACCTAGCTGAACGCACCCCCGCTGAGGTGAAGCAGTTTGTATCCGACCACAATACCTTTCCTTTTTCTACCCGTATTCGTCCCACATACCTCGATGCTTTAGCCAAAAGGCAACGTTGGCAAGATTGGCTTACTTTTCAATCGACACTCCCCAACGGTGAACGCTATCAATGTCAGTTCTATGTGGCAAAGCTGAAAACGGGAGAAACAGGCAATGCATATTCAGGCGCAAGAACACTTTGGCAAAGTGGGAGTAGTGTCAATGAGGCTTGTGACCCACTTTTTAATGCGTGGGCTGATTCAGGGCAGCGCACAGAGCAAGATATTCTGCAGCGAATGCTATTGGCTTTTGAGGCACGCAACGGCAGTTTGATGAGTTACCTTGCAAGGCAATTAGAGACAAGCAAAGGTAAGCAACAAGCCCAAATCATGCTTGAGCTAAACAAGAAACCGCGATCGGTCACAACATTCACCCAGCAACAAGCATCGAATGAATTTACGCAACAACAAGCGGTGATCAGCCTGCAGAAACTGGCTCGAGCTGATGTTGCTCAAATGCCGTCAATAGTCGACAAGATTAAAAGCGGATTTCTTTCTCAATTACAGCTTCAAGACGTGAAAGACTACAGTGCTTTTCGTTTGATGAATACGACAGATAACGATCTGTTGCGATGGCGTGATAATGCCATTATGGCGTCGAGTAATGAAAAACTCATCGAGCGACGCGTTCGACTCGCGATAGGACAGGCTGATTGGCAAGGTGTACTTGATTGGAGTAATAAACTGACTGCTGACAATCAATCTTCACAGCGTTGGACATACTGGCAAGCTCGAGCAAACAAGGCATTAGGCAAAACTCAACAGGCCCAGTCACAATTAGAATCCTTGCTGGGTGAGCGCAATTTCTACAGCGTCGCGGCCGCAGTGGCATTGAACAGAGACTATCAATATCCCACCACAACTGTAACTCTCGATAATGCAGTTTTGACTCCATATAACGAGGCGTTGATACGGATAGAAGAGTTGATCAAGCGAGATAAAATCGCTGCGGCTAAGAGTGAATGGCGCTACTTACTGAACAGAGTAAGTCAGTCAGAAAAAGAGATGTTAGCGGCCTATGCTGGCTCTAAGCGTTGGCACCACTTAACAGTGACAGCGACAATCGCCGGAAAAATGTGGGATAACACGACGCTGCGCTTCCCTAGTGCACACAAGTGGTGGTTTAACTTTTATGCTCAGCGACATGAGCTCGATGTCGTGACTCTACTATCACTTGCTCGCCAAGAGAGCGCACTTGATGTTGATGCTCGCTCACCCGTTGGTGCTCGCGGCATTATGCAGATCATGCCTGCCACCGCCAAACACACGGCGAGAAAATATAAAATAAACTACAAAAACAGCGATGAGTTGTATCTAGTACAGAAGAACATAGAGATAGGCAGCCAGTATCTAAAAAGCCTTATGGAGCAGTATGACAATAACCGCATTTACTCGCTAGCGGCGTATAATGCCGGGCCTGGGCGTGTTAAGCAGTGGCGTGAACGTAGTAATAATCAGCTCGATGTCTTTGCTTTTATAGAGAGCATCCCATTTTATGAGACGAGAGGTTATGTGCAAAATATCTTGATGTTTGAAACTTACTATCGCGGCAATATGGGCAAGCCGAATGCCTTTCTGACTCAGCAGGAGCTTAACGCCCGCTATTAA